The Caenorhabditis elegans chromosome II genome has a segment encoding these proteins:
- the F54D10.7 gene encoding Ubiquitin-like domain-containing protein (Confirmed by transcript evidence), with protein sequence MPPTVGKSTNKDGPSDLMSAFENLRSETAGINNFLEKGPTIGSITSLSISKFDKFCENQDKVNQKLMLAIQKMSIERSKRQKIQDAFNKEMLDAIRSMKKAFAREKEEFSDDLEIFKEELFEKLDEDNETSEDEDEEEENDVLDAIKLLQTGLDAMKEAQREFFKKVTEDTQAIRRKIGSKNIKFNVILHGSRIPMELDSLDTIYTVGMALLKHGGLALHRQRLMLNDKELQYNQTLEEAGIKDGSVIKQHTDEKCDEDCECCC encoded by the exons ATGCCCCCAACTGTTGGAAAATCTACCAATAAAGATGGACCGTCGGATTTGATGTCggcgtttgaaaatttgcgatCTGAAACTGCTggaatcaataatttccttgagaaa GGTCCCACCATCGGTTCGATCACGTCCTTGAGCATTTCCAAATTTGACaagttttgtgaaaatcaGGATAAAGTCAACCAGAAACTGATGCTAGCGATTCAGAAAATGTCCATCGAACGTTCGAAGCGTCAGAAGATCCAAGACGCTTTCAACAAAGAAATGCTCGACGCAATCAGATCTATGAAGAAGGCGTTTGCTCGGGAGAAGGAGGAGTTCAGCGATGATTTGGAGATTTTCAAGGAGGAGCTGTTTGAGAAGCTTGATGAGGATAATGAGACCTCTGAAGACGAAGATGAGGAGGAGGAGAATGATGTTTTGGATGCGATCAAGTTGCTCCAAACTGGACTCGATGCTATGAAAGAGGCACAGAgggaatttttcaagaaagtgACTGAGGATACTCAAGCCATCCGGAGAAAG attGGCTCGAAAAACATAAAGTTCAATGTTATCCTTCACGGAAGCCGAATCCCGATGGAACTGGACTCCCTTGACACAATCTACACGGTCGGAATGGCCCTCCTGAAGCACGGTGGCCTCGCACTGCATCGCCAACGTCTCATGCTCAATGACAAGGAGCTTCAGTATAATCAAACTCTTGAGGAAGCTGGAATTAAGGACGGTTCTGTCATCAAGCAACATACTGATGAAAAGTGTGATGAAGATTGTGAATGTTGTTGTTAA
- the lido-15 gene encoding MADF domain-containing protein (Confirmed by transcript evidence) produces MNATDYRKLTEHIEGTKFPMDNLIKKVFLNILEPKEDLWNSNQKIDRERWETVGIELFQRTGILVSVDQMRSGFRSIKSNLGQRLHNCVQSGMSRIQTELELQKWELFQDLRFYYDKLYKYRQLRAERTGNEARNSEPVSGEDMQSFFEEPDMMSLVEENDSAMKYLSSLIPQVSSTSTPTKVKLENPFLNAFENPMNLRHELSQMLQASSSSSSIPSPISPPVPNPKAEDEEKPSLKRPRESSPAAVETERISQQIKRIFEQYPEKTNLIRSVLTYTVLAFDEPDADFSTASEVFGDLAARFPVRNSKR; encoded by the exons ATGAACGCCACCGACTACCGAAAGCTCACCGAGCACATTGAGGGGACCAAGTTCCCGATGGACAATCTcatcaaaaaagtatttctgaacattttggaGCCAAAAGAAGACCTATGGAATagcaaccaaaaaattgatcgGGAACGCTGGGAAACGGTCGGAATCGAGCTTTTTCAGCGGACAGGAATCCTGGTTTCAGTAGATCAAATGCGATCCGGATTCCGAAGTATCAAGTCGAATCTCGGCCAGCGTCTTCACAATTGTGTCCAGAGCGGAATGAGCAGAATCCAGACTGAGCTTGAGCTTCAGAAATGGGAGCTGTTCCAGGATCTTCGGTTTTACTATGACAAGCTTTACAAGTATCGGCAGTTGCGAGCAGAACGAACAGGGAATGAGGCGAGGAATTCGGAGCCCGTCAGCGGAGAGGATATGCAATCGTTCTTCGAAGAGCCCGATATGATGTCGTTGGTTGAGGAGAATGATAG cgccATGAAGTACCTCTCATCTCTTATTCCACAAGTCTCATCGACCTCGACTCCCACCAAGGTTAAGCTGGAGAATCCATTTCTCAATGCTTTCGAAAACCCGATGAATCTGAGGCATGAGCTGAGTCAGATGCTCCAGGCAAGCTCGTCGAGTTCTTCAATACCTTCACCTATCTCTCCACCAGTGCCGAATCCAAAAGCAGAGGATGAGGAGAAG ccGTCTCTAAAACGCCCTCGAGAATCCAGCCCAGCGGCAGTAGAGACAGAACGAATAAGCCAGCAAATCAAACGAATTTTCGAGCAATATCCCGAGAAAACCAATCTGATCCGGTCTGTGCTCACCTACACCGTGCTTGCTTTTGATGAGCCCGACGCGGATTTTTCGACGGCTTCAGAGGTGTTCGGCGATCTAGCAGCAAGGTTTCCAGTTCGGAACTCAAAGCGATGA
- the ins-32 gene encoding INSulin related (Confirmed by transcript evidence): MTSILLILLLVITVTGMFQELSDLQNLHRFLEGLQGSSSLAVKSRSRRELICGRRLSKTVTNLCVEMNPQKEEDIATKCCKNKGCSREYIKSIMCPDE; this comes from the exons atgaccTCGATTCTGTTGATCCTTCTATTGGTTATCACCGTCACCGGGATGTTCCAGGAGCTCTCCGATTTACAGAACCTTCACCGGTTCCTTGAAGGACTCCAAGGATCCTCCTCACTTGCTGTAAAATCAAGAAGCCGCAGAGAGCTAATTTGTGGTAGGCGACTAAGTAAGACGGTAACCAACCTTTGCGTGGAGATGA ATCCACAAAAGGAGGAGGACATCGCAACGAAATGTTGCAAAAATAAAGGCTGTTCGAGGGAGTATATCAAATCAATAATGTGCCCTGATGAATGA
- the skr-15 gene encoding Skp1-related protein (Confirmed by transcript evidence) — protein MSAEAVAAAPIAEEATPVVYYSIESNDRVVLKISEQAIKQSATLSNSITNLGYSAENAESMVPIPIEKVNGKTLKLVVEWCEHHKADPVPEAYPSGNTVLPVWDRKFVDIEHDALTDLVNASNFLEVMTLLTYCCKFIAGLAKGMSPEEMRVFFCIPTDEEDEKAERFGKEKTEASATSADTTA, from the coding sequence atgTCTGCCGAAGCTGTTGCTGCTGCTCCAATCGCCGAAGAAGCCACCCCAGTCGTCTACTACAGCATTGAGTCTAACGACAGAGTGGTCTTGAAAATCAGCGAGCAAGCCATCAAACAATCTGCAACTCTCTCGAACTCCATCACCAACCTCGGATACAGCGCTGAGAACGCCGAGTCAATGGTCCCGATTCCAATCGAGAAGGTCAATGGGAAAACTTTGAAGCTGGTTGTTGAATGGTGCGAGCATCACAAGGCCGACCCGGTTCCAGAAGCCTATCCATCTGGTAACACAGTCCTTCCAGTGTGGGATCGCAAGTTCGTGGACATTGAGCACGACGCCCTAACCGATTTGGTGAACGCCTCGAACTTCCTCGAAGTCATGACACTTTTGACTTATTGCTGCAAGTTCATCGCGGGTTTGGCAAAAGGAATGTCGCCGGAAGAGATGAGAGTGTTTTTCTGCATTCCGACGGATGAGGAGGATGAGAAAGCGGAGAGGTTTGGCAAGGAGAAGACCGAGGCATCTGCAACTTCTGCTGATACAACTGCATGA
- the fbxa-24 gene encoding DUF38 domain-containing protein (Confirmed by transcript evidence), with product MKIAFQDLKTVLKHTSELKISNECNEHENTRTRTRTRRERDERESFIEILKSVKCIHVKTIKLDNFSFNNAITILQYCNTKVLENIEFWITHINNQFENIAHLDQWKCAKKCSLLGDKLESRLIDHLFHFQWFQIQLDDFPTYIAIKIRDDLMRRSTFQGCRINCDKSKSNPIEIAKVFKPDYAGGNEFLIEYSIDNANFVIKCNFLTRFIFWFLVQKL from the exons ATGAAAATAGCATTCCAAGATTTGAAAACAGTATTGAAGCACAcatcggaattaaaaatttctaacgAGTGCAATGAACACGAGAACACGAGAACACGAACGAGAACGAGACGAGAGAGAGACGAGAGAGAatcatttattgaaattttgaaatcagttAAATGTATTCACGTGAAGACAATAAAACTTGACAATTTCTCATTCAATAATGCCATCACTATTCTCCAGTATTGTAACACCAAAGTTCTGGAGAACATTGAATTTTGGATAACCCATATAAACaatcagtttgaaaatattgctCATCTGGATCAATGGAAATGTGCGAAAAAATGCAGTCTGCTTGGTGATAAGCTTGAAAGTAGACTAATTGATCATCTGTTCCACTTTCAATGGTTCCAGATCCAACTGGACGACTTTCCAACATATATTGCAATCAAAATTAGAGAT gatctAATGAGAAGAAGTACATTTCAAGGTTGCCGTATAAATTGTGACAAATCAAAGTCAAATCcaattgaaattgcaaaagtgtTCAAACCTGACTATGCTGGCGGCAATGAGTTTCTAATTGAATATTCAATCGATAATGCAAACTTTGTAattaaatgcaattttttaacccgttttattttttggtttctcgtgcaaaagttatga
- the F54D10.5 gene encoding uncharacterized protein (Confirmed by transcript evidence) produces MNNQDQPGSSHQNEDSSPDDDVEEILRNNPMLNVILGRTQLMANDQIPEAFRPVHPGLYSAALAHEQIIDVVRARVVEQREMQGSSDSGALENDLNRTLEVTEDAEVMENWVSIYELLNPSELRSRKNGLTEPVNDILKAFLELNMENFAEKLTPIFHDLKLDNRILHILKTAEQCCRREDIDKRFIPEHCTIARNFLKATFYTGPKRTDNFIFQSNLFSTSCGSLISKSGEPIV; encoded by the exons ATGAATAATCAAGACCAGCCAGGATCGTCGCACCAGAACGAGGATTCATCGCCCGACGACGATGTTGAGGAGATTC TTCGAAATAATCCGATGCTCAACGTTATCCTTGGCCGCACCCAATTAATGGCAAATGATCAGATTCCCGAAGCGTTCAGACCCGTGCACCCAGGTTTATATTCTGCGGCGCTTGCTCACGAGCAAATCAT tgACGTGGTCCGAGCACGAGTCGTCGAACAGCGTGAAATGCAGGGAAGTTCGGATTCTGGAGCACTGGAAAACGATTTAAACCGAACTTTGGAAGTCACTGAGGATGCCGAAGTCATGGAAAATTGGGTTTCAATATACGAACTGCTGAATCCTTCTGAACTTCGAAGCCGAAAAAATGGCCTAACTGAGCCAGTCAACGATATTCTGAAAGCCTTTTTGGAGCTGAACATGGAGAACTTTGCCGAAAAACTGACCCCG attttccacgATCTCAAGCTGGACAATCGTATCCTGCATATATTGAAAACGGCTGAGCAATGTTGTCGCCGTGAAGATATCGACAAGAGGTTTATTCCGGAGCACTGCACAATTGCAcgcaactttttgaaagcGACTTTCTACACTGGACCCAAGCGAACCGACAACTTCATCTTCCAGAGCAACCTGTTTTCCACGTCTTGCGGATCGCTTATATCTAAATCTGGCGAACCAATTGTGTAA
- the gtnt-31 gene encoding Glycosyltransferase family 92 protein (Confirmed by transcript evidence), with product MKHFPRIAVFILLLLVVIGLLLYKDYVQKSYSRNLDGKCHVASWNQVHTDSEFQSYIDMFSRWLWRRLNLSVENNQNYTSTSILGAYVYPKLISISLTSQYLSQQKIYCRYYDCKRRELLGSAYESVVFPESVVHCPRRAGAEFVSVSSGFNSSTPEPVRLSFKAYDEPVHDLSVCVAPLYGNESKWLQIVDFVEHMKLEGATYFYFYVGTINDYDRKMLTEYVRTGDVEVTFLQDKFERPAYAWHLLMMQDCHLRSKYHSKWITFLDLDERISSGTEYNNLLEVIESQPRSVGELHVSVLNILKYEDTPEKFTSMEQLKEDMMFRKWTNTIDPTWNASKAIVRPEQIGIMFIHYAIAKQFGVNTVKLNASQAAVRHYRNTLHRMEAPDWHPTAPTKSPTVQRWPLKPEFVESLSNAIVAKVQHVYCKVPVNCTTIARYLWESRQYPNPCISMSPIF from the exons ATGAAGCATTTTCCAAGAATCGCTGTTTTCATTTTGCTGCTGCTTGTTGTTATTGGGCTTTTACTTTATAAGGATTATg ttcaaaaaagcTACTCTAGAAATCTGGATGGAAAATGTCACGTGGCTTCTTGGAATCAGGTTCATACGGATTCAGAGTTCCAGTCGTATATCGATATGTTTTCTCGGTGGCTATGGAGAAGGTTGAACTTATCAGTTGAA aacaatCAAAACTACACCTCAACCTCCATCCTGGGTGCCTATGTATACCCGAAGCTCATCTCAATATCCCTAACTTCACAATACCTAAGCCAACAGAAAATTTACTGCCGGTACTACGACTGTAAACGGAGAGAACTCTTGGGAAGTGCATATGAGAGTGTAGTCTTTCCCGAATCAGTGGTCCACTGTCCAAGAAGAGCCGGAGCCGAGTTTGTGTCAGTTTCCAGTGGCTTCAACTCGTCTACACCGGAGCCAGTCAGATTGAGCTTCAAGGCTTATGATG AACCCGTCCACGACTTGTCGGTCTGTGTAGCCCCACTCTACGGGAACGAATCAAAATGGCTTCAAATTGTGGATTTTGTGGAGCATATGAAGCTTGAG gGCGCAACATATTTCTACTTTTATGTCGGAACGATTAATGACTACGATCGGAAAATGTTGACGGAATATGTGAGAACAGGAGATGTTGAGGTCACATTTTTACAGGACAAGTTTGAAAGACCAGCTTATGCATGGCACCTTTTGATGATGCAG GATTGCCACCTCCGATCCAAATATCACTCAAAATGGATCACCTTTTTGGATCTGGACGAACGAATCTCGTCTGGAACCGAGTATAATAACCTGCTGGAAGTCATAGAATCCCAACCCAGAAGCGTAGGGGAGCTTCACGTGAGCGTCttgaatattctaaaataTGAAGATACACCTGAAAAGTTCACTTCAATGGAACAGCTGAAAGAAGATATGATGTTCCGGAAATGGACGAACACCATAGATCCCACGTGGAATGCATCAAAGGCTATTGTTAGACCGGAGCAG ATAGGAATAATGTTTATTCACTATGCAATTGCTAAGCAGTTTGGAGTCAACACGGTCAAGCTTAACGCATCTCAAGCCGCTGTCAG ACACTACCGAAATACCCTACACAGAATGGAGGCTCCCGATTGGCATCCCACGGCTCCAACCAAGTCGCCCACAGTCCAAAGATGGCCTTTAAAACCTGAATTTGTGGAAAGCCTGTCAAATGCAATAGTTGCAAAAGTTCAACATGTGTACTGTAAGGTGCCTGTAAATTGTACGACAATTGCGAGGTATTTATGGGAATCGAGGCAATATCCGAATCCGTGTATTTCAATGTCTCCgatattttag
- the F54D10.4 gene encoding uncharacterized protein (Confirmed by transcript evidence), which yields MTLKSAKKDPTEQEPKFDAEKSIEESLEALISALPPLSTDDVRFFTVKSEQIKKRKKTGKIPENCENLKNLEQELTETKSKLAKKEMEHQVLLQAYTKIAKEKDEEPTLEQSLKQAEPNKVCISRGSQTAKKYDHLKKITLGESFCSYRFDKMLQQGSREQFSGFEHTFSEFRECYREKYDFSKRKNY from the exons ATGACTCTTAAATCCGCGAAAAAGGATCCAACGGAGCAGGAGCCAAAATTCGACGCTGAAAAAAGCATTGAAGAGTCGCTGGAGGCTCTG ATTTCCGCCTTGCCGCCGCTCTCAACAGACGATGTCAGATTTTTTACCGTAAAAAGTGAGCAAATtaagaagagaaagaagacGGGT aaaatcccggaaaattgtgaaaatttgaagaatctTGAGCAGGAATTGACTGAAACAAAGTCAAAACTTgcgaaaaaagaaatggagcATCAAGTTCTCTTGCAAGCG TATACAAAAATCGCCAAAGAGAAGGATGAGGAACCGACGTTGGAGCAAAGTCTGAAACAAGCCGAGCCCAATAAAGTGTGCATCTCCAGAGGAAGCCAGACCGCGAAAAAATatgatcatttgaaaaaaatcacgcTGGGCGAATCTTTTTGCTCATATCGATTCGATAAAATGCTCCAACAAGGATCACGAGAACAGTTTTCAGGATTTGAGCACACGTTTAGCGAATTTAGAGAATGTTATCGAGAAAAAT ACGACTTCTCAAAACGaaagaattattga
- the F54D10.10 gene encoding uncharacterized protein (Confirmed by transcript evidence): MGNLHSTIMERLPQIAQIFNKNWISNLIVKVGQLRVELTTRMLNLFQKLQFQQLPVRQRMVRVGPVEEAPGAEWVEYQDRIELYNTNEMKLIYFVCAMNILFLGVFLRYLFY; this comes from the coding sequence ATGGGCAATTTGCACTCGACAATTATGGAGCGTCTCCCCCaaattgcccaaattttcaacaaaaattggatttcaaATCTCATTGTCAAAGTTGGTCAACTACGCGTCGAGCTCACCACAAGAATGCTCAACTTGTTCCAAAAGCTGCAATTCCAGCAGTTGCCGGTTCGTCAGAGGATGGTCAGAGTGGGACCAGTAGAAGAAGCTCCAGGAGCTGAGTGGGTGGAATACCAGGATCGTATCGAGTTGTACAATACAAATGAGATGAAGCTCATTTATTTCGTGTGTGCGATGAATATTCTGTTCCTTGGGGTTTTCCTGCGTTATTTgttctattga